TCTTCTGCAACTCGGGCGCCGAGGCGAACGAGGCGGCCATCAAGCTGGCCAGGAAGTACAGCCGCGAGAAGTTCGGGCTCGACCGCTACGAAATCATCACCGCCATCTCCTCGTTCCACGGCCGCACCATGGCCACGGTCTCGGCCACCGGCCAGGAGAAGGTGCAGAAATTCTTCGATCCGCTCCTGCATGGCTTCCGCCACATCCCCTTCAATGACGCCCAGGCACTCAGGGATGCCATCGGACCAGGCACCTGCGCCGTAATGCTGGAACCGATCCAGGGCGAAGGTGGCGTGGTAGTTCCCGATGCTTCCTACTTCCAGGAAGTGCGCAAGATCTGCGACGAGAACAACCTGATCCTCATTTTCGACGAAGTCCAGGTGGGGATGGGGCGCACCGGCAAGATGTTCGCCCATGAGCACTTCGGCATCACCCCGGACATCATGACACTCGCCAAGGCGCTGGCCGGCGGTGCGCCGATCGGCACCATGCTCGCCACCGACAAACTGGCAGAATCCTTCACCCCGGGCACCCACGGCTCCACCTTCGGCGGCAACCCGCTGGTGACCGCTGCGGCAGTGGCGACGGTACGCGCCATCCAGGAAGAAGGGATCCTGAACCACACCGAGGAGATCGGCGAGTACCTGATGGGCGAACTCGAGGCTTTGGGCAAGAAGTTCCCGAGCCTGATCACCGAGGTGCGCGGCATCGGCCTCATGATCGGGGTGGAGCTGGCCATCCCCGGCGGCGACATCGTCAAGACCGCCCTCTCCCGCGGGCTGTTGCTGAACTGCGCCCAGGAGAAGGTGCTCCGTTTCGTCCCGCCCCTCATCGTCGGGAAGAAAGAGGTGGACGAGATGATCGCCACCTTGTCGGAGATTCTGGCCGAACTGTAAGTGAGGCGCCGATCGATCCCCTCGTCCTTCGGGAGAGGGGCTGGGGGTGAGGGTGTTGCCCCCGACTGTGATAGCACAAAAACAAGAAGCTCCCTCACCCCAACCCTCTCCCAGAGGGAGAGGGAGTGAGTGGACATAGAGCTGTAACGCCGCCTGTCGGCCATCTAAAAAAAGAGAAGCGAGAACCAGCGATATGAAAAAAGACTTCCTGGCACTGAGCCAGTTCACCAAGGCCGAACTGGACGCCATGTTTGCCCTGTGCAAGGACCTGAAAGCGAAGACCAAGAACCGCGAGGAGCACCACCTCCTCAAGGGCAAGTCGCTGGCCATGATCTTCGAGAAATCCTCGACCCGCACCAGGATCTCATTCGAGGTCGGCATGTACCAGCTGGGGGGGCACCCGCTCTTCATCTCCAGCAAGGACTCCCAGATGGGCCGCGGCGAGCCGATCAAGGACACCGCCCGCGTCATGGCGCGCTACTGCGACGGCGTCATGATCCGCACCTTCGCCCAGGAGACCGTGGAAGAGTTCGCCAAGTACGCCTCCATCCCGGTCATCAACGGCCTCACCGACCTGCACCACCCCTGCCAGATCATGGCCGACGTGTTCACCGTGATCGAGCACAAGGGTAGCTACGACGGGCTCAAGTTCGCCTGGATCGGCGACGGCAACAACATGGCCAATTCCTGGATCGAGGCCGCCGCCATCTTCGGCTTCGACCTGACTCTCGCCTGCCCGGAAGGGTACGACCCCAACCCGCAGGTTATGGCATGGGCCAAGGCGAACGGCTCCTCCAAGATCGTGATCACCCGCGACCCGAAAGAAGCCGCCAAGGACGCCGACGTCTTGAACACCGACGTCTGGGCCAGCATGGGACAGGAAGAGGAGCAGAAGATCCGCGAGAAGGCCTTCGCCGGCTATCAGCTGGACGAGCAGCTGCTCGCCCTGGCCAAGAAGGACGCCCTCGTGCTGCACTGCCTCCCGGCGCACCGCGGCGAGGAGATCAGCGACGGCGTCATCGAAGGCCCCAACTCGGTGGTCTGGGACGAAGCGGAGAACCGCCTGCACGTGCAGAAGGCCATCATGGCCACACTGATGAAATAATCCGACCGGCCGCCCCGTACGGGACGGTCAGAGCGATCAACGACCAAAGGAGAACCCATGGCAAAGAAAGAAGTGAAAAAGATCGTCCTCGCCTACTCGGGCGGGCTTGACACCTCCATCATCCTCAAGTGGCTCAAAAACGAGTACGGCTGTGAGGTGGTGACGTTCTCCGCAGACCTGGGCCAGGGCGACGAGCTCGAGCCGGTACGCGAGAAGGCATTCAAGACTGGCGCCGACAAGGTGTACATCGACGACCTGCGCGAAGAATTCGTGCGCGACTTCGTATACCCGATGTTCCGCGCCAACGCGATCTACGAGGGCTCCTACCTGCTGGGCACCTCCATCGCGCGCCCGCTGATCGCCAAGCGCCAGATGGAAATTGCCAAGATCGAGGGCTGCGACGCCGTCTCCCACGGCGCCACCGGCAAGGGCAACGACCAGGTCCGCTTCGAGCTGGCCTACTACCACTTCAACCCGGCCATCACCGTGGTCGCACCGTGGAGGGAGTGGAAGCTGAACTCGCGCCAGGCGCTGATCAACTACGCCAAGCGCAACGACATCCCGATCCCGATCACCAAGAAGCGCCCCTGGTCTTCCGACCGCAACCTGCTGCACATCTCCTTCGAAGGGGGCATCCTGGAGGATACCTGGCTCGAGCCGCCCGAGAACATGTTCGTGCTCACCAAGGCTCCGGAGAAGGCACCGAACAAGCCGCAGTACGTCGAGATCGAGTTCGAGAAGGGTAACGCGGTTGCCGTCGACGGCGTGCGCATGACCCCGGCGCAGTTGCTGGCGCACCTGAACACCATCGGCGGCGAGCACGGCATCGGCCGCGTCGACCTCCTCGAGAACCGCTCGGTCGGCATGAAGTCCCGTGGAGTCTACGAGACCCCGGGCGGCACCATCCTGCGCGAAGCCCACATGGCGGTCGAGCAGATCACCATCGACCGCGAAGTCATGCACCTGCGTGACTCCCTGATCCCGCGCTACGCCGAGATGATCTACAACGGCTACTGGTTCTCCCCGGAGCGCGAGATGATGCAGTGCCTGATCGACGACTCCCAGAAGACCGTCAACGGCGTCGCCCGCCTCAAGCTCTACAAAGGGCACGTGCGCACCGTGGGCCGCAAGTCCGAGAGCGACTCCCTGTTCAACCTCGACTTCGCGACCTTCGAGAAGGACCAGGTCTACAACCAGGCGGACGCCGAGGGCTTCATCAAGCTGAACTCGCTGAGGCTCAGGATCCGTTCCCTGATGATGGCCAACAAGAACAAGTAGTTGAGCTGGCAGTAAAGGAGGGTCATAGGGGCACGAGGCTTTCGTGCCCCTATCCGCTTATATGGAGCAAAACGATTTCAAGGCCAGCCACATAGTCACCTCGGTGGTTGCGGTCATCATCGACAGCGATGGCCGGGTGCTCCTCACCAAGAGGAACATCCCTCCCTTCCAGGGGGAGTGGGTGATGCCGGGTGGCAAGATCGACCTCGGTGAACCGATCGTGGCGGCGCTCAAGCGCGAGGTCTGGGAAGAAGTGGGCCTCGAGGTGGAAGTGGGCGACCTCATCGACGTCTTCGAGCACGTGACGCCGGGTGAGGACAACTACCACTTCATCATCATCTACTACCGCTGCACGCCGCTTTACTGCGACGTGAACCATAACAAGGACGAAGTGGCCGAGGCCCGCTGGGTCGAGCCGGCCGAGTTGGCGACCTACAAGATACCGGCCGGCGCCCGCTTTATCCTCAGTAAGATCTTTACGGGTGGTACCTGAAAAGCCTTTGTTAACGCAAAGACGCAAAGCCGCAAGGTAAAACCGGTGAGTTGCCTTTCAGTTTTTTCCTGGTGTCTTAGCGCCTCCGCGTCTTTGCGTTAAATTAGCGATTTGCAGTCCGCTGTTCATTGTCAATTGTGCATTGTCCATCGTCAATTGGGGTCCCCGCCCATGGTCAAGATCGTCGAGAAACATGTCCAGCTCGATTTCCCTCTGGGTCATCACCTGCACTGTCTCATCGCCCAGATCCCGAACCGGCTGCAGCGCCGCGACCACCTGTTCTCCCTGGTCAACCCGGAGGAGCAGTGGCACATGGTACGCAGCGTCATGGATCTGGTGGCCGACGGCGCGGGCAACCTGAAGCGGCTACATTTCCTGATGTTCCCGGAGACCTCGGTCCCGGTCTCCCACTTCGACGACCTGCTCGACGTGATTGCGGAGCGCTTCCGCCCCAACACGGTGACCATGTTCGGCATGGAGCAGATCCGGCTGGAACAGTACCGGGCCCTTTTGACCCGCTTCCAGGATGACAACGCCGAAGCGCTGGAGGGTGTGGAACGCGACATCGATTCGGGCGACATCCTCGGCATGCCGGTCAACTGGTGCTGCATCGCCATCAAGGAAAGCAGCGGTCGCCTGCGGGTTTTCCTGGAGGCCAAGACGCACCCCTTCCGCGGCGAGGAGTTCCTGGACAAGGACCACGACCTGTACCGCGGTCGCCATTTCTACCTGTTCCGCGGTGAGCCGGCCTGCTTCAATTTCATGACGATCATCTGCCTTGATTACCTCTACCGGGACCTCTACTCCTCCAACATCAAGCAGATCATCGATCACTCCAACCGGCTCTTCTTCACCATGAGGCAGTCGCTGGACGCCCTGTTCGTGATCCAGTGCAACCCAAAGCCCGAGCACCGCGCCTACCGCGACGTGGTGACCGGCTTCTACGGAGAGTACCTGGAGGACACCCCTGGGGTGCGCGAGACGGTGACTGTCTTCGGCAACTGCTCCGACGAGAGCGAGATCGAGGGGGTGCGCTGCGAGGGGTGCTACGGGGTTTCCTTCGTGGCCATCAGCGCACGCCACAAGATGTCGCCGGTCCAGGGACGGGAGTTCGCCAGCGACGACTTCGGCGGCGCGCCG
This window of the Geomonas agri genome carries:
- a CDS encoding acetylornithine transaminase, whose protein sequence is MNSSAWIEKADKYIMKTYGRYPLVPVKGEGCYLWDADGKRYLDFLAGVAVNNLGHCHPKVIAALAKQAAELIHCSNYYHIPTQIELAELLCNLSFANKAFFCNSGAEANEAAIKLARKYSREKFGLDRYEIITAISSFHGRTMATVSATGQEKVQKFFDPLLHGFRHIPFNDAQALRDAIGPGTCAVMLEPIQGEGGVVVPDASYFQEVRKICDENNLILIFDEVQVGMGRTGKMFAHEHFGITPDIMTLAKALAGGAPIGTMLATDKLAESFTPGTHGSTFGGNPLVTAAAVATVRAIQEEGILNHTEEIGEYLMGELEALGKKFPSLITEVRGIGLMIGVELAIPGGDIVKTALSRGLLLNCAQEKVLRFVPPLIVGKKEVDEMIATLSEILAEL
- a CDS encoding argininosuccinate synthase; protein product: MAKKEVKKIVLAYSGGLDTSIILKWLKNEYGCEVVTFSADLGQGDELEPVREKAFKTGADKVYIDDLREEFVRDFVYPMFRANAIYEGSYLLGTSIARPLIAKRQMEIAKIEGCDAVSHGATGKGNDQVRFELAYYHFNPAITVVAPWREWKLNSRQALINYAKRNDIPIPITKKRPWSSDRNLLHISFEGGILEDTWLEPPENMFVLTKAPEKAPNKPQYVEIEFEKGNAVAVDGVRMTPAQLLAHLNTIGGEHGIGRVDLLENRSVGMKSRGVYETPGGTILREAHMAVEQITIDREVMHLRDSLIPRYAEMIYNGYWFSPEREMMQCLIDDSQKTVNGVARLKLYKGHVRTVGRKSESDSLFNLDFATFEKDQVYNQADAEGFIKLNSLRLRIRSLMMANKNK
- the argF gene encoding ornithine carbamoyltransferase; translation: MKKDFLALSQFTKAELDAMFALCKDLKAKTKNREEHHLLKGKSLAMIFEKSSTRTRISFEVGMYQLGGHPLFISSKDSQMGRGEPIKDTARVMARYCDGVMIRTFAQETVEEFAKYASIPVINGLTDLHHPCQIMADVFTVIEHKGSYDGLKFAWIGDGNNMANSWIEAAAIFGFDLTLACPEGYDPNPQVMAWAKANGSSKIVITRDPKEAAKDADVLNTDVWASMGQEEEQKIREKAFAGYQLDEQLLALAKKDALVLHCLPAHRGEEISDGVIEGPNSVVWDEAENRLHVQKAIMATLMK
- a CDS encoding NUDIX domain-containing protein encodes the protein MEQNDFKASHIVTSVVAVIIDSDGRVLLTKRNIPPFQGEWVMPGGKIDLGEPIVAALKREVWEEVGLEVEVGDLIDVFEHVTPGEDNYHFIIIYYRCTPLYCDVNHNKDEVAEARWVEPAELATYKIPAGARFILSKIFTGGT